From Camelina sativa cultivar DH55 chromosome 5, Cs, whole genome shotgun sequence:
GTGATATCTTATCTAGCAATGCAACAAATCTCATTCAAGGGATAAAAAATGTCAAGATCCTGCAACTCTCATCTCCTCGTACTTGTGAGGTAAGTgtgttcttgtttctctttNttttttttttttttttttttttgttccattctTATATTTGTAGTAGGTAATTACAGCTTGAGACAATGATAGAACTTGAATAGGTGAACCAAGCGTGCATCTTAAGTTCCATAGGATGTTGCAAACTTGCAAACGTTTTTCCTGAGGTTTTGTTTCCCAAAAGCTGCACTTAGTAAATGACTTGTtgcttttatttgattttcagaTGCTTAACGTCTTCCGTGATGCAATTCCGGTATTTGAAAAGCTACATCATTTAAGTATGACACATGATAATGTCCTTTCCATAAGATTCTGTTGGAGTCTTCTTCCCTTTTTGCTAAATAAGGCTCCAAATCTGAAGACCCTTGTTATCCAGGTATGACAAATGTAATGTATTTTGGACAAACCATTATTTCCAAAACCCTCCTGGTATACACTTAAATCTTCAATCTCGACCTCTTGCTGCAGGATGCCTTGCACTTTCCTAAAGAACCTGACTATGTGTGCGAGTGTTTGTCGGGATATTCTTGTCTATTGACATGTCCTATAGAGGTCTTGGAGATAACTTTATGGTATGGCGGGACGACTGGTGAGTTGCAGCAAGTAAAACATTTCTTAGCAAAGTTGCCACGTCTGGAGCTGCTGAAAGTTAATACTTGGAGATTTATACGCAATAGTGAGAAGTTAAGAATCCAGACGGATATTCAAATGTTTCCGAAAGCTTCACCAAACTTCAGGGTCCAGCTACTATGCTCAATGCAGtatgaagaacaactttgttCCTCCTAGTTGCTTAAAGTCTGTTGGAACATGAATCCGATTTGTGCACATTCTTGGTCATTTTTATTGGATTATCTGCTCCTAGCTAGTTATCTTCAGTATGATTCTATCAACTTTGATAGGCAGGTTTTGCTTTGTGCTTCGATGGGTTCTTAGTTTATGTAACAACTGATCATGTGAATTGTGAAATATTTTCATCGACGTGAcaaaaaagatttaatcaaAGCGGTTTTGTAGAATCAGTACCTCGCTAGAATAGATGAGATATTTGCACGTGATGTTTGTCTTGTGGTCGATGAGAAAggcaaaagaagaaagcttaAAACTTTGAGTTGAGAGGACATGCAAATGTATCTAAAGAAGCTGAAACAtcccaaagagaaagaagaaaacgaagcGTCTAGTAAAGAAACTTCACTTCATGCGCTGTTTCGACGTGGCACACAAAAAGTCGTGGAATTATATTGGTTTGAAGATCGGTTATAAATACCGGTTATCGAaccaaataaaaccaaaccgGAGTAAACCAGAATTTATGGATCCGACTCAAGCAGAGGACGCAGAAGGAATCATGCCGGCTTTTCTAGCATAAGCGAAGATTCCACCGGCGTCGATCACCGGACCAGCGTCACCGAGTGGTTTCAGTTTATATTCTTTCCTCGTCGTATGATTGATCAGCAAACTACTACCGTCTTCCTTGTGCTCGACGGTAACCACATCCCCTGTCTTACACTCGTCGCAAATCCTAACCTCCGATTCCAACGGGAAGATCTCACCTGTAGCTACACAGTTCCTGAAGAAGATCCTAGCGTACGATTCCGCCACCACGGCTTTAGCTCCCGCAGCTCCGAGGCAGACCGGAGCGTGTTCGCGGGAAGATCCGCAGCCGAAGTTATCACCGCCGATGATGACTGAGTACTTCGATTTCATCTCCCCTGGAACCACGAAACGTTCACCGTAGAACTTTGGTAAGCCGTTGAGCGCGAACGAGCCGAGCTTCTCCCGGTCTTCTGGAATCGAAGGGATGAGAGTGCCGTACTCCGCGGGGATGATCTGATCGGTGTCTATGTTGTCTTTCAAGACGAAGCAGAGGCCGTGAAATGTCTCTCTGGTATGCGACTCGCCTGATTTGGAGGAAGATGCGGAGGCGCGTATGATGAtcgcggaggaggaggaagtcaGTGGTTTGAAAATGAAAGCCGTGGAGGTGGGATTGAGTCGGAAGACAGGAGATGGCGAGAGAGATGAGGAGGATTTGTTTGAGGAGGAAGCCAAGGATTTGAAGAGTGTAGAGTTTAGAGAATGCAGAGAAGTCGCCATTGTTTTGCTACTTCGTTAGTGAAGCACATGAGACGAAAGGAAACAGAGTAATTTTATAGagggaaaaatgaaaatagtacAATTCTTAATTAcgaatataaattaataatggaaACTGCCATTATAATAAGGTCCTAAACGTGCGTATTGAGACAAGAAGGTAGGTAGGTCGCTGTGTAACAAAACGTGATGAattcgatattttttttgttgttaaagatTGTATTTATGAATTTGATATTCATGGATTTACAGACTACAGTttatgagataaaaaaaagtaagcacgtccaaaaaaagaagaaggaggaatTGGAATTGccaaaagttataaaaaagaattacaaaCTTCACACGACTATATTTGCGACAAAAtctataaattgtatttttttttttttttttgacttcctataaattgtaattttttgtgaCAGTTTTGctaacaatttataattttttttttcgatttggtGGATCCGCCGCAACGCTGTTGATCTTGTAACCACTGGCGTTACTACTCAAGCTTTTGTTCTAGGTCTGAACCTTTTGGTCTGTCAACAGAATCCGATCTTCTTTTCTGGCGATGGAATTGATCGCCGATTTGCTTCTTTTATAACTGTTGGATCTTTGTATGTTTTTCAAAGTCTAGCCCGTTAAAGGTTGACCCGATTAATGTGAATAtattttcgtttaaaaaaaaaaaaatttacaaaacttatttacaGTTATCCACGTTCCACATACCTTAATTGctagtttaattaaatttgaaaaagtaaaaaaatttgcTGGTTGAAATTAGTATCATTAAGGGAAAAtgacacccacacccactttgggtgtgagttgtgtcacccacacccactttccaCTTTCCCTatactttttcaagtttttttgcttatgtgtccacaCATTTTGGACGATTTTGcccctctcctctttctctcattcttttctctctttttctcttcttttttgttgttaacactttaacaaagtaaaatatatttatttgttataataaaacaaattttctatttatttatataaaatatattatgattatatattttctacattttaagatacatattgctatattttttatgaatttttagattatacaNNNNNNNNNNNNNN
This genomic window contains:
- the LOC104788127 gene encoding 3-isopropylmalate dehydratase small subunit 2, which encodes MATSLHSLNSTLFKSLASSSNKSSSSLSPSPVFRLNPTSTAFIFKPLTSSSSAIIIRASASSSKSGESHTRETFHGLCFVLKDNIDTDQIIPAEYGTLIPSIPEDREKLGSFALNGLPKFYGERFVVPGEMKSKYSVIIGGDNFGCGSSREHAPVCLGAAGAKAVVAESYARIFFRNCVATGEIFPLESEVRICDECKTGDVVTVEHKEDGSSLLINHTTRKEYKLKPLGDAGPVIDAGGIFAYARKAGMIPSASSA